A single window of Oncorhynchus keta strain PuntledgeMale-10-30-2019 chromosome 34, Oket_V2, whole genome shotgun sequence DNA harbors:
- the LOC118366488 gene encoding transmembrane protease serine 3-like, giving the protein MVVILTLGIGLGVGLSCVGKFRCGTSSRCISGSAQCDGVMDCENGEDELSCVRLSGKSSVLQVLSGGVWRTVCSEDWNPALGLSACKQLGYSRYVESRSLPLSAIEQDFQQNLVSINLSQSGQQAIKIHNATSLSKTQCSSGTVTTIKCLECGSRPQFSSRIVGGNVSALGQFPWQVSLHFQSEHLCGGSVVADSWILTAAHCVYGFAFPSLWAVHVGLTEQPVNGAQALAVQKIIYHGRYRPKALDYDIALMKLAEPLTFNGLVEPICLPNFGEDFEDGTMCWISGWGATSDGGDASDSLLSARVPLISSKACSTPGVYQGYISPGMICAGYLEGGTDSCQGDSGGPLACEDSVWKLVGATSWGQGCADRNKPGVYTRVTQSLKWIHQQMEKEEELNPSEVSTDN; this is encoded by the exons ATGGTGGTTATTCTCACGTTGGGCATTGGGCTGGGAG TGGGTCTTAGCTGTGTGGGTAAGTTCCGCTGTGGTACGTCTTCCCGCTGCATCAGTGGCTCAGCCCAGTGTGACGGGGTGATGGACTGTGAGAATGGGGAGGACGAGCTTAGCTGTG TGCGTTTGAGTGGAAAGAGTTCAGTGCTCCAGGTGCTGAGTGGAGGTGTGTGGAGGACTGTCTGCTCTGAAGACTGGAACCCTGCTCTGGGCCTTTCTGCCTGCAAGCAGCTGGGCTACTCCAG GTATGTGGAGTCccgctccctccccctctctgctatAGAGCAGGACTTCCAGCAAAACCTGGTGTCAATCAACCTGAGCCAGTCGGGCCAACAGGCCATCAAGATTCACAACGCCACCAGCCTCAG TAAGACTCAATGCAGCTCAGGGACGGTGACCACAATCAAATGCCTGG AGTGCGGCTCCAGACCCCAGTTCAGCAGTCGTATTGTTGGGGGTAATGTATCAGCACTGGGCCAGTTCCCCTGGCAGGTGAGCCTACACTTCCAGAGTGAACACTTGTGTGGAGGCTCTGTCGTAGCAGACAGCTGGATACTGACAGCTGCACACTGCGTGTATGG GTTTGCGTTCCCCTCACTGTGGGCAGTGCATGTAGGGTTGACAGAGCAGCCGGTGAATGGGGCTCAGGCTCTGGCAGTACAGAAGATTATTTACCATGGCCGCTACCGGCCCAAAGCTCTAGACTATGACATCGCTCTGATGAAGCTGGCTGAGCCACTCACCTTTAACG GTCTAGTGGAGCCCATCTGCCTACCTAACTTTGGGGAGGACTTTGAGGATGGGACCATGTGTTGGATCTCAGGCTGGGGGGCCACTTCAGATGGGG GTGATGCTAGTGATTCGTTGCTCTCTGCCCGGGTCCCACTCATCTCCTCTAAGGCGTGCAGCACGCCAGGCGTCTACCAGGGCTACATCTCCCCCGGGATGATCTGTGCAGGATACCTGGAGGGAGGAACAGACTCCTGCCAG GGAGACAGCGGGGGACCTCTGGCATGTGAGGACTCAGTGTGGAAATTGGTGGGGGCCACTAGCTGGGGCCAGGGCTGTGCTGATAGGAACAAGCCTGGGGTCTACACCCGCGTCACCCAGTCCCTGAAGTGGATCCACCAACAGATGGAG AAAGAAGAGGAGCTGAACCCCTCGGAAGTTAGTACGGACAACTGA